A single genomic interval of Spirosoma linguale DSM 74 harbors:
- a CDS encoding conserved repeat domain protein (TIGRFAM: conserved repeat domain protein~PFAM: protein of unknown function DUF11~KEGG: scl:sce1953 hypothetical protein): MSFLSCCRLTAGLVLLLQPLLVFPQNQPRSTPQDTIRLLAEEEQRRLMDPATGTVPYERLDAARQQLNNRAVTANGGPVAQSGIPNITWQERGPSNLGGRTRALLFDPNDPTRKKVWAGSMSGGLWYTNDITDTNAGWTPVSDTWENMVVTALAADPSNPQVMYAGTGDMFNYVTGGGIWKTTNGGTTWTRLSNTIPGGNPPALSYSFGYIQRIVINSSGQVFAATRIGVVRSADGGTTWQYALAPNQGIGLTGSTGNYNNDLATDLELGTDGILYAGFNPNRLFRSTNTAGTSWTEITPAGASGGERTELALAPSTSGTNQVIYAVLRAYNGSSYYQDIKWFKKSSNAGVTWTDVQIPVFSWGDHFTSSNGYYSMNLVVHPTDANTLYAGGYNWFRSVDGGNSWSVPLTNTYTRYQALLFQPGSTLSAAFCSDIGISWSSNWNDVSQTQPTILDKNNGYRVNETNSVAMKSSPGSAYLLGTSRSGAFKLTANGLSAGSIFYTYSSDMGPAFIDEETPGSQLFTTSGGSVLSYDGSNYQFITGLTSVGGVADYDSPLNTLYIADYNYTTSQYFLRKVTGIGSSITTALVPLTGMTNSLSYLKLSKDRTALFAGSYPNKLYKITNLDQASPTVMAIDNGAFPQYTTVACIDIGATDNELLVTLSNFGVQSVWYTNDGGQSWVGKDQSNYGLPDVPVRAALFNPQNRKQVLLGTDAGIWSTTDITATNPGWAFSSTGMGTFRVNQLKYRSSDGRVAAAIYGRGIWTTDAFATPYTAPTIAITSISNSTLCAGNTFSVAFSTAGPAFNSGNTFEVWLSDAMGNFTNAQKIGSGTSSPITATLPSGYNAVPYGTSYQVKIMSTNPDIESSPSGILAIGNLRSAETLDRLAGLSTYFSSYGIICPGSRATLKTYAYSTNYSRIEPTSYQWLVGSSPISGATSATISVQQAGTYSAVVKQAGCTVTSYSYILAVSTNPYNDLLSDSYWEPQCDDHPLKLTSIYPGETAQFQWSRDGVDIAGATSYTYNASQTGSYSYRFTDGSCAVTSSKEYVQFGRALSAPIYLSWNSDSLLCSSATNYNAAIYTNIPPANDYTVQWYRDGTIISGATSRSYYPYQPGVYSMLLKQGSCQTRSNAIVISQSDQIKASIIYSYPSKAACPGETRYLYAFPSNDGSFQWQKDGVDIAGATSSSYPASVSGKYTVRITKGSCSATSDPVSLTFSTTIQPVITIAESNMGESCTGANPYVSDSYNQSGYQYQWYRNGTLLNGTTNSGFYTTQSGVYSVRVTNGSCTGLSKDVYLSIGNGSVAKPKITITPMTRQLCLNNSLFLFVRAYSGNLQWKRNGVNIPQATSYGYDATQSGIYSVVLQDGSCSAESDPVEVKIGEVTTATLSGNALITSGQSAKLPVSFSGPAPWSVTLTNGQSVTATYQNPTLISVSPTSNTTYQLASVINACGTGTTSGQASVSVGIGSADVSLNMAASNRSPKVGDVVNYTLSATNAGPDNAEGIQLSSLLPAGLAFVGSASPGVSAANGVISANLGTIPANSQSAISFLATPTLPGTFATTAQITSSLTPDPDSQPNSGTGDGQDDAVRVDLRTTSEGGLVSSPNPNQTPLPVVAPNQPATGPNTADLSLAMRVDKLTPTSSNLISTSLTVSNGGGSSASSIVVQVVLPNGVALPASQSGWVQVDGQTFKGYINQLASGQSATLVLNWQATGSGTLKAQILDMNEADPDSTPGNGFSKGEDDEAAISLRLR, encoded by the coding sequence ATGTCCTTTCTTAGCTGCTGTAGGCTAACAGCTGGTCTGGTGTTGCTTCTGCAACCCTTGCTGGTTTTCCCACAAAATCAACCCAGATCCACTCCGCAGGACACAATACGCCTTTTGGCTGAAGAAGAACAGCGACGGCTGATGGACCCCGCCACCGGCACGGTCCCCTACGAACGACTCGATGCAGCACGGCAGCAACTAAACAACCGGGCAGTAACTGCAAACGGTGGTCCGGTTGCGCAGAGTGGCATCCCCAACATCACCTGGCAGGAGCGCGGCCCCAGCAACCTGGGTGGTCGTACCCGCGCTCTACTATTCGACCCCAACGACCCGACGCGTAAGAAAGTCTGGGCCGGTAGTATGTCCGGAGGCCTTTGGTACACAAACGACATTACTGACACGAACGCAGGCTGGACGCCCGTGAGTGATACCTGGGAAAACATGGTCGTGACAGCCCTTGCCGCCGATCCATCGAACCCACAGGTCATGTATGCAGGCACGGGAGACATGTTCAATTATGTAACGGGGGGCGGAATCTGGAAAACGACCAATGGCGGTACAACATGGACACGACTCAGCAACACCATTCCGGGTGGCAATCCACCCGCGCTCAGCTACAGTTTTGGCTACATTCAGCGTATTGTAATCAACAGCAGTGGCCAGGTGTTTGCGGCTACACGAATTGGCGTAGTTCGCTCGGCTGACGGGGGAACTACCTGGCAGTATGCACTGGCTCCCAACCAGGGCATCGGCCTAACGGGGTCAACAGGCAACTACAACAACGATCTGGCTACCGATCTTGAATTGGGCACCGATGGCATCCTATACGCTGGTTTTAACCCAAACCGGCTTTTTAGATCGACGAACACAGCAGGCACATCATGGACTGAAATCACCCCGGCAGGCGCATCAGGTGGCGAACGTACTGAGTTAGCACTAGCCCCCTCAACCAGCGGTACCAATCAGGTGATCTATGCCGTATTACGAGCCTATAACGGCAGTAGTTATTACCAGGACATCAAATGGTTCAAGAAAAGCAGCAATGCGGGTGTTACCTGGACGGATGTGCAAATTCCCGTATTTAGCTGGGGGGATCATTTTACGAGCAGCAATGGGTATTATTCAATGAACCTTGTTGTCCATCCAACGGATGCCAATACCCTGTATGCCGGTGGTTATAACTGGTTCCGCTCCGTTGACGGCGGCAACAGTTGGAGCGTTCCACTTACGAACACGTATACCAGGTATCAGGCATTATTGTTCCAGCCGGGTAGTACGCTATCAGCAGCATTTTGTAGTGATATAGGCATTTCCTGGTCGTCGAACTGGAATGATGTAAGCCAGACACAGCCAACGATTCTGGATAAAAACAATGGATATAGGGTAAATGAAACCAATTCAGTTGCCATGAAGTCCAGTCCCGGCAGTGCCTACTTACTGGGAACCAGCCGGAGTGGTGCATTTAAATTAACGGCCAATGGCCTATCGGCAGGCTCTATTTTTTATACTTATTCTTCTGACATGGGACCGGCCTTCATTGACGAAGAAACCCCCGGCAGCCAGTTATTTACAACAAGCGGAGGCAGTGTTCTATCGTACGATGGCAGCAATTATCAATTCATAACCGGACTTACCTCAGTTGGTGGAGTAGCCGACTACGATAGTCCTTTGAACACACTTTACATCGCTGATTACAATTATACTACCAGTCAATATTTCCTTCGCAAAGTAACAGGTATAGGTTCGTCTATCACGACTGCGCTGGTCCCGTTGACCGGGATGACAAACTCATTATCCTACCTTAAATTAAGTAAAGACCGGACGGCCTTATTTGCAGGTAGTTACCCAAACAAACTATACAAGATTACCAATCTTGATCAGGCCAGCCCTACGGTTATGGCTATCGACAATGGGGCCTTTCCTCAATACACTACGGTTGCGTGCATCGATATTGGGGCAACTGATAATGAACTGCTGGTCACGCTCTCCAACTTCGGTGTTCAGTCGGTTTGGTATACGAATGATGGCGGGCAAAGCTGGGTGGGTAAAGATCAATCGAACTACGGCCTTCCCGATGTACCCGTCCGAGCGGCCCTGTTCAATCCCCAGAATCGTAAACAGGTACTTTTAGGAACCGATGCCGGTATCTGGTCGACAACCGACATCACGGCTACCAATCCTGGCTGGGCATTTTCCAGTACGGGTATGGGTACGTTTCGGGTAAATCAGCTTAAATATAGATCATCCGACGGACGTGTAGCCGCAGCCATCTATGGGCGTGGCATCTGGACGACCGATGCCTTTGCTACACCATATACGGCCCCTACAATAGCTATAACGTCTATTTCCAATTCGACGCTCTGTGCGGGCAATACCTTCAGTGTGGCGTTTAGTACAGCCGGGCCCGCCTTTAATTCGGGAAATACATTTGAGGTCTGGCTATCGGATGCGATGGGGAACTTTACAAACGCCCAAAAAATTGGCAGTGGCACCAGCAGTCCGATAACAGCAACCCTGCCAAGTGGGTATAACGCCGTTCCCTATGGCACAAGTTATCAGGTAAAAATCATGTCAACCAACCCTGATATAGAAAGTAGCCCAAGCGGAATTTTGGCGATTGGAAACCTGAGAAGCGCCGAAACTCTTGACCGGCTGGCTGGCCTATCCACGTATTTTTCCAGCTATGGCATTATTTGTCCGGGAAGTCGTGCCACACTCAAAACGTATGCCTATTCAACCAATTATTCAAGGATAGAACCAACCAGCTATCAATGGTTAGTTGGCAGTTCTCCCATAAGTGGTGCAACATCAGCTACGATTTCGGTTCAGCAGGCGGGTACCTACAGTGCTGTTGTCAAACAGGCAGGCTGTACCGTAACGAGTTATTCGTACATACTTGCCGTATCTACAAACCCTTATAATGACCTACTATCTGACTCTTATTGGGAACCACAATGTGATGACCATCCGTTAAAATTGACATCCATTTATCCCGGCGAAACGGCTCAATTTCAATGGAGCCGTGATGGCGTAGATATAGCCGGAGCTACCAGTTATACCTATAACGCTTCGCAAACGGGTAGCTATTCATACCGGTTCACAGATGGTAGTTGTGCCGTAACAAGCAGCAAGGAGTATGTACAGTTTGGACGTGCGCTCTCAGCCCCCATTTATTTATCATGGAATAGTGATTCCCTACTTTGCTCATCAGCGACCAATTATAATGCCGCTATCTATACAAATATCCCTCCAGCAAACGATTACACCGTTCAATGGTATCGCGATGGAACTATCATTTCGGGAGCTACCTCCAGGTCTTATTATCCGTATCAGCCGGGGGTGTATTCTATGTTGCTGAAGCAGGGAAGTTGTCAAACACGCAGCAACGCTATTGTTATTAGTCAATCGGACCAGATCAAGGCCAGCATTATCTATTCGTACCCTAGTAAGGCAGCCTGCCCCGGCGAGACTCGCTATCTGTACGCTTTTCCATCTAACGATGGCAGTTTCCAGTGGCAAAAAGACGGTGTGGATATAGCGGGAGCAACGTCTTCAAGTTATCCGGCGAGTGTATCAGGTAAGTATACAGTACGGATAACAAAAGGAAGTTGTTCCGCTACCTCCGACCCTGTATCTCTTACATTTTCAACTACCATTCAGCCCGTAATTACGATTGCCGAGTCCAATATGGGTGAATCATGCACTGGGGCTAACCCCTATGTTAGTGATTCATACAATCAGAGTGGCTATCAATATCAATGGTATCGAAATGGTACTCTCTTAAATGGAACAACAAACTCAGGATTCTATACAACTCAATCAGGCGTTTATTCAGTACGGGTAACAAACGGCAGTTGTACAGGTTTGTCGAAAGATGTGTATCTCTCAATCGGTAACGGCTCCGTGGCAAAGCCCAAAATTACTATTACCCCCATGACCCGCCAGTTGTGTTTAAATAATTCGTTGTTTTTATTCGTACGTGCGTATAGCGGCAATCTACAATGGAAACGTAACGGAGTCAATATTCCCCAGGCTACCTCCTATGGCTATGATGCCACCCAGTCAGGCATCTATTCAGTTGTTCTTCAGGATGGCTCCTGCTCGGCTGAGTCCGACCCTGTGGAAGTTAAAATCGGCGAAGTCACCACCGCTACGCTGTCCGGTAATGCCCTCATTACATCCGGGCAGTCAGCCAAACTACCCGTTTCCTTTTCCGGGCCAGCCCCCTGGTCGGTTACCCTTACTAACGGCCAGTCGGTTACGGCGACTTACCAGAACCCAACCCTGATTAGTGTTTCACCTACCAGCAACACCACCTACCAACTCGCGTCGGTCATCAATGCCTGTGGCACCGGCACCACCTCCGGTCAGGCCAGCGTTTCGGTCGGTATAGGCTCGGCCGACGTCTCGCTCAACATGGCCGCCAGCAACCGTTCGCCCAAGGTGGGCGATGTAGTCAACTATACACTTAGTGCCACCAATGCCGGACCCGACAACGCCGAGGGCATCCAACTCAGCAGCTTGCTCCCCGCTGGACTTGCCTTTGTGGGCAGTGCCTCCCCCGGTGTGAGTGCCGCCAACGGCGTCATCAGTGCCAATCTGGGAACCATCCCCGCCAACAGCCAAAGCGCTATCAGCTTCCTGGCAACGCCTACTTTGCCCGGCACCTTTGCTACCACCGCTCAGATTACGTCCAGTCTAACCCCCGACCCCGACAGCCAGCCCAACTCGGGCACCGGCGACGGGCAGGATGATGCCGTTCGTGTCGATTTACGTACTACAAGTGAGGGGGGTCTGGTCAGCTCGCCTAACCCCAACCAGACACCACTGCCCGTTGTAGCCCCCAACCAACCCGCCACCGGCCCTAACACCGCCGACTTAAGTCTGGCCATGAGGGTCGATAAACTTACCCCAACCTCGTCGAACCTCATCAGCACCAGCCTGACGGTCAGCAACGGTGGTGGGTCATCGGCTTCGTCGATTGTGGTACAGGTGGTGTTGCCCAACGGGGTGGCTCTGCCAGCCAGTCAATCGGGTTGGGTGCAGGTAGATGGGCAGACTTTTAAGGGGTATATCAATCAACTGGCTTCGGGTCAGTCGGCTACGCTCGTGCTCAACTGGCAAGCCACGGGTAGCGGCACGCTGAAGGCCCAGATTCTGGACATGAATGAAGCAGACCCCGATTCAACACCAGGCAATGGGTTTTCTAAAGGGGAGGATGATGAAGCGGCCATTAGTCTACGCCTGAGGTAA
- a CDS encoding UTP-glucose-1-phosphate uridylyltransferase (TIGRFAM: UTP-glucose-1-phosphate uridylyltransferase~PFAM: Nucleotidyl transferase~KEGG: gsu:GSU0859 UTP-glucose-1-phosphate uridylyltransferase) — translation MIKKAVIPAAGLGTRFLPATKAQPKEMLPIIDRPTIQYVVQEAVDSGIEDILIITGKGKRAIEDHFDRNYELEMRLEEKEDQLLLDEMRRLSDMANLHYVRQRELNGLGDAIRYARHHVGNEPFAVLLGDTIMDSVIPVTQQLIDTYAQFGGSVIAVEEVPHDKVNRYGIVGGKSLGDRIFELDTLVEKPSVNEAPSNLAIAGRYILTPEIFAMLEQTPVGKNNEIQLTDAMLLLLKRENLYAHRIEGKRHDIGNKLDFLKTTVEFALKRPEFADKFRAFLEEIVKK, via the coding sequence ATGATCAAGAAAGCCGTTATCCCCGCTGCCGGACTTGGAACCCGGTTTTTGCCCGCCACCAAGGCTCAGCCGAAAGAAATGCTCCCGATTATCGACCGCCCCACGATTCAGTACGTCGTGCAGGAAGCCGTCGATTCGGGTATTGAAGACATCCTTATCATTACGGGTAAAGGCAAGCGGGCCATCGAAGACCACTTCGACCGCAACTACGAACTCGAAATGCGGCTCGAAGAAAAGGAAGACCAGTTACTACTCGACGAGATGCGTCGTCTGTCAGACATGGCGAACCTGCACTACGTACGTCAGCGGGAACTGAACGGCCTGGGCGATGCCATTCGCTACGCCCGCCACCATGTGGGTAATGAACCCTTTGCTGTGCTCCTTGGCGATACTATCATGGATTCGGTGATTCCGGTTACCCAGCAGCTTATTGATACTTATGCGCAGTTCGGCGGTTCGGTCATTGCTGTAGAGGAAGTCCCCCACGATAAGGTGAACCGGTACGGTATTGTAGGCGGTAAATCGCTGGGCGACCGGATTTTTGAACTCGATACGCTGGTCGAAAAGCCGTCGGTCAACGAAGCCCCGTCGAATCTGGCCATCGCCGGTCGCTACATCCTAACCCCCGAGATTTTTGCCATGCTGGAACAAACGCCGGTTGGTAAAAACAACGAAATTCAGCTGACAGATGCCATGCTGCTGTTGCTGAAGCGGGAGAACTTGTACGCGCACCGCATAGAAGGCAAACGGCACGACATTGGCAATAAACTCGATTTCCTGAAAACAACCGTCGAGTTTGCCCTCAAGCGCCCCGAGTTCGCTGACAAGTTTCGGGCATTCCTCGAAGAAATTGTGAAGAAGTAA
- a CDS encoding GHMP kinase (PFAM: GHMP kinase; GHMP kinase domain protein~KEGG: zgc:172049), with the protein MSLNLLASGDILRYTVLLIETRAYARAGLLGNPSDGFFGKTIAITVRNFGASVTLYPSPELHIEPQSQDTNVFRSLHHLRDSVSMLGYHGGVPLLKAAVKKFAEYCESEHIRLPNQNFSIRYNTSIPRQVGLSGSSAIIVATFRALMQFYNVEIPLPILPNLVLATEAEELGITAGLQDRVIQCYEGCVYMDFERETMERQGYGQYEPLDSRLLPKLYIAYNTDLGKQSGRVHNDVRTRWLKGEPIVVDTMSAIANVAHEGREAMLNQDTKLLNDLVNRNFDLRSQIYTISDRNRSLIETARACGASASFTGSGGSIIGLYRDDAMLNRLFVELKKINARVIKPYVV; encoded by the coding sequence TTGTCGCTTAATCTATTAGCCAGCGGAGATATCCTTCGCTATACTGTTTTGCTCATCGAAACCCGCGCTTATGCTCGGGCGGGCCTGCTAGGTAACCCGTCCGATGGATTTTTTGGTAAAACCATTGCGATCACCGTCCGGAATTTTGGAGCGTCTGTAACGCTTTACCCGTCGCCCGAACTACACATTGAACCCCAGTCGCAGGATACCAACGTGTTCCGGAGTCTGCACCATCTGCGCGATTCGGTTAGTATGCTCGGGTACCACGGAGGAGTGCCGCTCTTAAAAGCTGCGGTTAAAAAATTTGCTGAATACTGCGAATCAGAGCATATCCGGCTTCCCAACCAGAATTTTTCGATTCGGTACAACACGTCCATCCCCCGGCAGGTAGGACTATCGGGTTCCAGCGCCATTATTGTGGCCACATTTCGGGCGTTGATGCAGTTCTACAACGTAGAAATCCCGCTGCCGATATTACCCAACCTGGTGCTGGCCACCGAAGCGGAAGAGCTGGGCATTACTGCCGGGCTTCAGGATCGCGTTATTCAGTGTTATGAGGGTTGCGTATACATGGATTTTGAGCGCGAAACGATGGAACGCCAGGGATACGGTCAGTACGAACCCCTCGACTCCCGGCTGCTGCCCAAACTGTACATCGCGTACAATACCGATCTGGGTAAACAATCCGGACGTGTACACAACGACGTTCGGACGCGGTGGCTTAAAGGCGAGCCCATTGTGGTCGACACCATGAGCGCCATTGCCAACGTTGCGCACGAAGGTCGGGAGGCCATGTTAAATCAGGATACCAAGCTACTGAACGACCTTGTGAACCGTAATTTCGATTTGCGGTCTCAGATTTATACCATCAGCGACCGAAATCGTAGCTTAATCGAAACGGCCCGTGCCTGTGGCGCATCGGCATCCTTTACGGGTTCCGGCGGTTCCATCATTGGCCTTTACCGCGACGACGCCATGCTCAACCGGCTCTTTGTCGAACTGAAGAAAATCAATGCCCGAGTTATAAAGCCTTATGTAGTTTAA
- a CDS encoding hypothetical protein (KEGG: ech:ECH_0498 VirB6 family type IV secretion system protein), protein MATTSPFDPDKLDPDFYSKDPNQHGDSDYGRESEGVGTNQIGTTSGMDMDTENRDITHDTREANTGEGRAGDPRGESLGTSQEWDVDADAISEAPQGRMMSDEAAKKLSEVAENPSDDALLHRSDATYLEEGDDPNKGYDPHNVGYTGKDKESVQKDDAK, encoded by the coding sequence ATGGCAACTACATCACCATTCGATCCCGACAAACTCGATCCTGATTTCTATTCGAAAGACCCTAACCAGCATGGCGATTCCGACTACGGTCGTGAGTCGGAAGGGGTTGGTACGAATCAGATCGGCACAACGTCGGGTATGGATATGGATACCGAAAACAGAGATATAACGCACGACACCCGCGAAGCAAACACGGGCGAAGGCCGGGCAGGTGACCCACGTGGTGAAAGCCTGGGCACCTCGCAGGAATGGGACGTCGATGCCGATGCCATTTCGGAAGCGCCCCAAGGCCGTATGATGAGCGATGAGGCAGCCAAAAAATTGAGCGAAGTGGCTGAAAATCCATCGGATGACGCCCTGCTTCACCGGTCTGACGCAACGTATCTGGAAGAGGGTGATGACCCAAACAAAGGGTACGATCCGCATAACGTTGGCTACACAGGCAAAGACAAGGAAAGCGTGCAGAAAGACGATGCCAAGTAG
- a CDS encoding hypothetical protein (KEGG: afe:Lferr_1274 transcriptional regulator, XRE family), translating to MTIHLRLQQLIDSLGISVLEFARQLGEHRGEKVYHILHGRLKPRYDTLEKILVAYPQVNGDWLLRGEGLMFKVLSSPSAAITTEERLRNMEFLLFQLNERVALLQQTNDQLLAEMKKSGLVK from the coding sequence ATGACCATTCATCTCCGGCTCCAGCAACTGATTGATTCGCTTGGCATCAGCGTTCTCGAATTCGCCAGACAACTGGGCGAACACCGGGGCGAGAAAGTTTATCATATTTTGCACGGTCGGTTAAAACCCCGCTACGATACTCTCGAAAAGATTCTGGTGGCCTATCCGCAGGTGAACGGCGACTGGCTGCTGCGGGGTGAAGGCCTCATGTTTAAAGTACTGAGTTCGCCCTCGGCGGCCATCACTACCGAAGAACGATTGCGGAATATGGAATTTCTGCTCTTTCAGCTGAACGAGCGGGTAGCCCTGCTCCAACAAACCAACGATCAACTGCTGGCGGAGATGAAGAAAAGTGGATTAGTAAAATAA
- a CDS encoding hypothetical protein (KEGG: bvi:Bcep1808_4506 exonuclease VIII, 5' -> 3' specific dsDNA exonuclease), giving the protein MISQLLTTAQQPLYTPGGDTLGDDYRALPRISNSDLTRLKEEHLGYWSVPSARFIPEKTKAFGRAFHQHLLEPETVGTVLAQLLPDLVDPAGRPELNALAPAQEKQLQTLMQTIRQDAFCRRYLRLSERERIVLSTEPTTGVACKARLDMVYTSPKRRNALVIDLKTTSARTQAQFLESCYTYDYDRQAAFYLDSLRHADSREWHTTKQFRFVFVGIMKQSPHRLFAVDATSIPGFIDYGRKKYRFWLRKWRDEQVTEQPMASAWSMSA; this is encoded by the coding sequence ATGATTTCTCAATTGCTGACAACGGCACAACAGCCGCTCTATACACCGGGTGGCGATACACTGGGTGACGATTACCGCGCGCTGCCCAGGATATCGAATTCGGATTTGACCCGGCTCAAGGAAGAACACCTTGGGTACTGGTCGGTGCCGTCGGCGCGGTTTATTCCCGAAAAAACCAAGGCATTTGGCCGGGCGTTTCACCAGCACCTGCTCGAACCCGAAACGGTGGGCACGGTACTGGCGCAATTGCTGCCTGATCTGGTTGACCCCGCAGGCCGTCCGGAACTCAATGCGTTGGCTCCTGCTCAGGAAAAGCAGTTGCAGACCCTGATGCAAACCATTCGGCAGGACGCTTTTTGCCGGCGTTACCTGCGGCTGTCGGAGCGGGAACGGATTGTGCTGTCGACAGAACCAACAACCGGCGTGGCCTGCAAAGCACGGCTGGACATGGTGTACACGAGTCCCAAGCGCCGGAATGCGCTTGTTATTGACCTAAAAACAACGTCGGCTCGCACACAGGCCCAGTTTCTGGAATCCTGCTACACATACGACTACGACCGGCAGGCGGCTTTTTACCTCGACAGTCTACGTCATGCCGATAGCCGGGAATGGCACACAACGAAGCAGTTTCGCTTTGTGTTCGTTGGCATCATGAAACAAAGCCCGCATCGCCTGTTTGCCGTTGACGCCACGTCGATTCCGGGATTTATTGACTACGGCCGGAAGAAATACCGCTTCTGGCTCCGCAAATGGCGGGATGAGCAGGTTACGGAGCAGCCAATGGCTTCGGCCTGGAGTATGAGTGCCTAA